The Vidua chalybeata isolate OUT-0048 chromosome 17, bVidCha1 merged haplotype, whole genome shotgun sequence genome has a segment encoding these proteins:
- the PDYN gene encoding proenkephalin-B isoform X2: MAMVVCRQRLQGEMARRALALALCLSLSAVASADCVTQCSLCAAQTRSAEGSVQPLMCLWECQGSLSPGPEWEMCRKALALLAPLVALAEGTDPSPQEAEEDEAQPEQGLGPAELPLAPAKRYGGFMKMMSKAKLLSLLRENAHSKGGLSKKSGGFSRKPGEGAAPEDYPGPAGDGDEEPTGAGAEGPELAQLHKRYGGFLRRIRPKLKWDNQKRYGGFLRRQFKVTTRSDEDPSAYSGEVSDL; encoded by the exons GCAGCGGCTGCAGGGCGAGATGGCACGAcgggcactggcactggcactctgcctgtccctgtctgcGGTGGCATCTGCTGACTGTGTCACCCAGTGCTCCCTCTGCGCAGCCCAGACCCGCAGTGCCGAGGGCAGCGTACAGCCCCTG ATGTGCCTGTGGGAATGCCAGGGCTCCTTGTCACCCGGCCCCGAGTGGGAGATGTGCAGGAAGGCACTGGCGCTCCTGGCCCCGCTGGTGGCCCTGGCCGAAGGGACAGACCCGTCCCCACAGGAGGCGGAGGAGGATGAGGCGCAGCCGGAGCAGGGTCTgggccctgcagagctgccgCTGGCGCCGGCCAAGCGCTACGGGGGCTTCATGAAGATGATGTCCAAGGCgaagctgctgtccctgctccgCGAGAACGCTCACAGCAAGGGCGGCCTCAGCAAGAAGTCCGGAGGCTTCAGCCGCAAGCCAGGGGAGGGAGCGGCCCCCGAGGACTACCCAGGGCCGGCAGGGGACGGGGATGAAGAGCCCACGGGTGCCGGGGctgaggggccagagctggcGCAGCTGCACAAGCGCTACGGGGGCTTCCTGCGCCGCATCCGGCCCAAGCTCAAGTGGGACAATCAGAAGCGCTACGGGGGCTTCCTGCGGAGGCAGTTCAAGGTGACCACGCGGTCAGACGAGGACCCCAGCGCCTACTCAGGAGAGGTCTCAGACCTGTAG